A window of the Vanessa cardui chromosome 12, ilVanCard2.1, whole genome shotgun sequence genome harbors these coding sequences:
- the LOC124534292 gene encoding folylpolyglutamate synthase, mitochondrial-like: MQSIGLCRVYVVNKIVLRMSSTKLTYEDAIHKLNLLQSNIATIKQIRKDIKAGRKNTSLKDMKNFLMRTGVTMPMLDQLSVIHVAGTKGKGSTSAMCESILRAHGFRTGFYSSPHLVAVRERIRLDGRMLSKSQFAEYFHQVYDALYESKTVEGGMPMYFSFLTVLAFNVFLKEKVDVAIIEVGIGGIVDYTNILRKVPVVGITSLGLDHTSILGNTLPEIAAAKAGIMKPDCEAYTVKQPPEAMAVLRSVASDVKCCLTTVPDFHTYKFQNGYKISIELEAYRINASLAVQLSHAWMRKARNTINNINGQEHSNMTDNYTDNNKKCKLVDTLTKETVIGLKECNWPGRYQVIKTDYAKFYLDGAHTKESMAICVKWFEENNRDCKKVLIFSATGDRDAGVLLKPLADIDFDDVYFVIPKAYKEVTDKNDNYSLLEKRELLLKCDNHAMTWKLLNKRSKVTTLECVSDVLQCIQKKTNVSVLITGSLHLVGAALSIIDPNLSEDV, encoded by the exons ATGCAAAGCATCGGGTTATGTCGTGTTTATGTAGTGAATAAGATAGTTTTAAGGATGTCTTCCACTAAGTTGACCTATgag gaTGCAATTCACAAGTTGAACTTGTTACAATCAAATATAGCAACAATTAAGCAGATTCGTAAAGACATTAAGGCTGGCCGA AAAAATACAAGTCTTAAAGATATGAAGAACTTCCTAATGCGAACTGGTGTAACAATGCCCATGTTAGATCAACTCTCCGTAATTCATGTAGCTGGGACAAAAGGAAAG GGTTCAACAAGTGCGATGTGCGAATCCATACTACGCGCGCACGGGTTCCGCACAGGGTTCTACTCGTCACCGCATTTAGTGGCCGTGCGGGAAAGAATCCGCCTCGACGGCCGAATGCTCTCAAAGTCTCAATTCGCTGAATATTTCCATCAAGTTTATGATGCATTATATGAATCGAAG acggTCGAAGGGGGCATGCCGATGTATTTTTCCTTCTTAACGGTCTTAGCATTCAATGTGTTTCTTAAAGAAAAAGTCGATGTAGCCATTATTGAGGTGGGAATTGGAGGCATTGTAGATTATACTAACATTTTAAG GAAAGTTCCAGTAGTGGGTATCACGTCTCTGGGTCTTGATCATACATCGATATTGGGCAATACGCTGCCAGAAATAGCAGCAGCTAAGGCGGGTATTATGAAGCCGGATTGCGAAGCGTACACTGTGAAACAACCGCCGGAGGCTATGGCTGTGCTGCGGTCGGTCGCGTCTGATGTCAAG TGTTGTTTAACCACAGTACCCGACTTTCAcacatataaatttcaaaatgggTATAAGATTTCAATAGAACTAGAAGCTTACAGAATCAATGCATCTCTTGCCGTGCAACTGTCTCACGCTTGGATGCGCAAGGCGAGAAATaccataaacaatataaatggtCAAGAGCACAGTAACATGACAGATAATTATACtgacaataacaaaaaatgtaaattagtaGATACATTGACCAAAGAGACTGTAATTGGCTTGAAAGAATGCAACTGGCCAGGAAGATATCAAGTAATAAAAACCGATTATGCCAAATTCTACCTAGACGGAGCTCATACAAAAGAATCTATGGCCATCTGTGTGAAGTGGTTTGAAGAAAATAACAG GGATTGCAAGAAAGTTTTGATATTCAGTGCAACTGGAGATCGAGATGCTGGAGTTCTTCTGAAACCACTAGCTGATATCGATTTCGATGATGTATATTTCGTTATTCCAAAAGCCTACAAGGAAGTAACGgacaaaaatgataattattcatTGCTGGAAAAaagagaattattattaaaatgtgacAATCATGCCATGACATGGAAGCTATTAAATAAGCGGTCAAAAGTCACCACGCTAGAGTGTGTGTCTGATGTTCTTCAGTGTATTCAGAAGAAAACAAATGTTTCAGTCTTAATAACTGGTTCGTTACATTTAGTTGGAGCTGCACTCTCGATTATAGATCCGAATCTCAGTGAAGATGTATAG
- the LOC124534508 gene encoding exosome complex component RRP40 translates to MKISIGDVVLPGDYCEEISQVAEKSKVIIGPGLRKEVDRVYITKPGVLKKRNPSTFWVDSYQKRYVPSRGENVIGVVVQKAGDIFRVEVGGSITAALSYLSFEGATKKNRPEVQVGDVVYAKMLVASKDMEPELVCVDSHGKKGRLGVLSDGFVFKCSLNLIRKILNPNCPLLESLKNEWPFEVAAGMNGRIWIKANSMRETIAVGNAILGAEYLNDEEIRSMCNNIAAILAGHVS, encoded by the coding sequence ATGAAGATATCAATAGGCGACGTTGTGTTACCGGGAGATTATTGTGAAGAGATTTCGCAAGTTGCCGAAAAATCGAAAGTAATCATTGGACCTGGACTACGCAAAGAGGTAGACCGTGTTTACATTACGAAACCCGGTGTTTTAAAGAAACGAAATCCTAGTACTTTTTGGGTAGATAGTTATCAAAAGAGGTATGTCCCTTCTAGAGGAGAAAACGTAATAGGCGTCGTCGTTCAAAAAGCGGGAGATATATTCCGCGTAGAAGTCGGTGGCAGCATAACCGCTGCCTTATCCTACCTATCTTTTGAAGGAGcgacaaaaaaaaaccgaccCGAGGTTCAAGTTGGGGACGTGGTGTACGCCAAAATGTTGGTGGCCAGCAAAGATATGGAACCAGAGCTTGTATGTGTCGATTCTCATGGGAAGAAAGGTAGGCTGGGTGTTCTCTCTGATGGATTCGTGTTTAAATgttcattgaatttaattaggAAGATATTAAATCCCAACTGCCCACTCCTAGAGAGTCTTAAGAATGAGTGGCCATTTGAAGTTGCTGCAGGCATGAATGGTAGAATTTGGATTAAGGCCAACTCTATGAGAGAAACAATAGCTGTTGGTAATGCTATTTTAGGAGCTGAATATCTGAATGATGAAGAAATCAGAAGTATGTGTAACAATATAGCTGCTATATTGGCTGGCCATGTGTCATAG